A DNA window from Streptococcus sp. LPB0220 contains the following coding sequences:
- a CDS encoding energy-coupling factor transporter ATPase produces MGISLKNVYYTYQEGSPFEGQALSDISLEIKDGSYTAIIGHTGSGKSTLLQLLNGLLRPTKGTIQFEDFVLDNHSEPKEMKYLRKKVGLVFQFPESQLFAETVLADVAFGPQNFGVPKDKAEEIAKEKLAIVGLEESIYDKSPFELSGGQMRRVAIAGILAIEPEILVLDEPTAGLDPAGRKELMALFETLHKNGMTLVLVTHTMDDVANFADTVFALEAGKLVLNGSPREVFQQVEYLQKLQLGVPQITNFALQLKRRGLPLDRLPIKIEELKELLLHE; encoded by the coding sequence ATGGGAATCTCTTTAAAGAATGTCTATTATACTTATCAAGAGGGAAGTCCTTTTGAAGGGCAGGCGCTTTCTGATATTAGTTTGGAAATAAAAGATGGATCTTATACAGCCATCATCGGGCATACTGGTAGTGGCAAGTCTACTTTGTTGCAATTACTAAATGGTTTACTGCGTCCGACTAAAGGAACGATTCAATTTGAAGATTTTGTTTTAGATAATCATTCTGAGCCAAAAGAAATGAAGTACCTGAGAAAAAAAGTCGGTTTGGTTTTTCAATTTCCAGAAAGTCAGCTGTTTGCAGAAACCGTTCTAGCTGATGTAGCCTTTGGACCACAAAATTTTGGAGTACCTAAGGATAAAGCGGAGGAAATAGCCAAAGAAAAATTAGCGATCGTTGGTTTAGAAGAGTCTATCTATGATAAAAGTCCATTTGAACTATCTGGTGGACAGATGAGACGGGTTGCGATCGCGGGTATTTTAGCTATCGAACCAGAGATTTTAGTATTGGACGAGCCAACAGCAGGGCTAGATCCTGCTGGAAGAAAGGAATTGATGGCGCTGTTTGAGACATTACATAAAAATGGGATGACCCTAGTTCTGGTAACTCATACGATGGATGATGTAGCAAATTTTGCTGATACCGTATTTGCTTTAGAAGCGGGAAAACTTGTCCTAAACGGATCCCCAAGGGAAGTGTTTCAACAGGTTGAGTATTTACAAAAACTTCAATTAGGAGTCCCACAAATTACGAATTTTGCTCTTCAATTGAAACGAAGAGGACTTCCTCTGGACAGACTACCAATCAAAATTGAGGAACTAAAGGAGCTGTTACTTCATGAATAA